One genomic region from Streptomyces sp. NBC_01304 encodes:
- a CDS encoding NmrA family NAD(P)-binding protein, translated as MTNTENTQSTTLVIGGTGKTGRRVAERLTAKGLPVRVGSRSGEPPFVWEDAGTWEAALEGVSGVYITYYPDLAFPGAAEHVEAFSKLAVSKGARRLVLLSGRGEEGAVIGENKVKDSGADFTIVRSSFFNQNFDESFFLDPVLAGEIALPTGSAVEAFVDAGDIADVVVAALTDPKHIGKTYELSGPRLLSFGDVAEEISKATGRQIQYIPITKDQYRAALVEHGLPEEFAELFENVLDGRNAHLVHGVEEALGRKPKDFAEFARDAAATGVWNV; from the coding sequence ATGACGAACACAGAGAACACGCAGTCCACGACACTGGTCATCGGCGGAACCGGCAAGACCGGCCGCAGGGTTGCCGAGCGACTCACCGCCAAGGGACTGCCGGTGCGTGTCGGATCACGCTCCGGCGAGCCGCCCTTCGTGTGGGAGGACGCCGGCACCTGGGAGGCCGCCCTCGAAGGCGTCTCCGGCGTCTACATCACCTACTACCCCGACCTCGCCTTCCCGGGAGCAGCCGAGCACGTCGAAGCGTTCTCCAAGCTCGCCGTGTCCAAGGGTGCGCGCCGCCTGGTGCTGCTCTCCGGCCGCGGTGAGGAGGGCGCCGTCATCGGTGAGAACAAGGTCAAGGATTCCGGTGCGGACTTCACCATCGTCCGCTCCAGCTTCTTCAACCAGAACTTCGACGAGAGCTTCTTCCTCGACCCCGTCCTGGCCGGCGAGATCGCCCTGCCGACCGGATCGGCCGTGGAGGCGTTCGTCGACGCCGGCGACATCGCCGACGTCGTCGTGGCGGCGCTCACCGACCCCAAGCACATCGGCAAGACCTATGAGCTGTCCGGCCCCCGGCTGCTGAGCTTCGGCGACGTGGCGGAGGAGATCTCCAAGGCCACCGGCCGGCAGATCCAGTACATCCCGATCACCAAGGACCAGTACCGCGCCGCCCTGGTGGAGCACGGTCTGCCCGAGGAATTTGCCGAGCTGTTCGAGAACGTGCTCGACGGGCGCAACGCCCACCTCGTGCACGGCGTGGAGGAGGCCCTCGGCCGCAAGCCGAAGGACTTCGCCGAGTTCGCCCGGGACGCCGCAGCCACCGGCGTCTGGAACGTCTGA
- a CDS encoding anthrone oxygenase family protein yields MPTDRPAPDLAAAPAAGPALYAATIAMGLSAGLYFAFDVSVMPGLERGDDRTYLAAMQNINEAIENGLFGLVFFGAFLATGVAGGQLQRHGRRAAARWTWGALACYAAAVALTVGINVPLNRRLAEAGDPDTIRELAALREKFTNTWVPSNKVRTLACTAALLCLGRALTLRTKAG; encoded by the coding sequence ATGCCCACGGACCGACCCGCACCCGACCTCGCCGCCGCCCCGGCGGCCGGGCCCGCGCTGTACGCGGCGACGATCGCCATGGGGCTCAGCGCCGGCCTGTACTTCGCCTTCGACGTCTCCGTGATGCCGGGACTCGAGCGCGGTGACGACCGCACCTATCTGGCCGCCATGCAGAACATCAACGAGGCCATCGAGAACGGCCTGTTCGGCCTCGTCTTCTTCGGCGCCTTCCTGGCCACCGGTGTGGCCGGCGGCCAACTGCAGCGCCACGGGCGGCGGGCCGCGGCCCGCTGGACCTGGGGAGCGCTGGCCTGCTACGCCGCCGCCGTCGCCCTGACGGTGGGCATCAACGTCCCGCTCAACCGCAGGCTCGCCGAAGCGGGCGACCCGGACACCATCCGTGAACTCGCTGCACTCCGGGAGAAGTTCACCAACACCTGGGTGCCGTCCAACAAGGTCCGCACCCTGGCCTGCACCGCGGCCCTGCTCTGTCTGGGCCGGGCCCTGACCCTGCGGACCAAGGCCGGCTGA
- a CDS encoding FAD-binding protein, with amino-acid sequence MTRKLSRRGVLGGMAATAVIGWSATQGWATAGEAVDAGPLAAIPPLDGTLETTPEQVAPYGEDFGKLKSGAPWAVLKPGSVQDIVKMVNYCRENKLKIAMNGRSGTGNDIESHSCYGQAEVPGGVSIDARGLSKIVSIDSQSACVEAGVTWAQLTRATADKGKTPPALTDYLHLSVGGTLSLGGIGGTVQRYGLQTDNVLSVDVVTGTGQLVTATPSSPPGLFDAVLGGGGQCGIIVRARLKLIPAPARATVFSLYYKDLTTYLADSEKVMADGRFSAQAGELLRTADNTAWQYKLEAAAYYSGTTPPDRAKLLAGLRDDRPAATIEDGTFLDYMFRLDAYEVYLKEQGFWDQPKPWLSLFLPASKTKEFMQLVESQLTPETLGGGFLLFYPYPISKVRRPLTVQPGGQIGYLFDQLNFPSPGTGKPEIDKMLEQNRRLYDKAVALGAKRYLVGAIPNMTQADWKRHFGSRWDAFAAAKKRYDPANILTPGQGFFA; translated from the coding sequence ATGACGAGGAAGCTATCGCGCCGCGGGGTCCTGGGCGGCATGGCCGCCACCGCGGTGATCGGCTGGAGTGCGACCCAGGGCTGGGCCACTGCGGGCGAGGCGGTCGACGCCGGGCCGCTGGCCGCGATCCCCCCGCTGGACGGCACGCTGGAGACCACGCCCGAGCAAGTGGCACCGTACGGCGAGGACTTCGGCAAGCTGAAGAGCGGGGCCCCGTGGGCGGTGCTCAAGCCCGGCTCGGTGCAGGACATCGTCAAGATGGTCAACTACTGCCGTGAGAACAAGCTCAAGATTGCGATGAACGGCCGCAGCGGGACGGGCAACGACATCGAGTCGCACTCCTGCTACGGCCAGGCCGAGGTACCGGGCGGCGTCTCCATCGACGCCCGTGGCCTGTCGAAGATAGTGAGCATCGACTCGCAGAGTGCCTGCGTGGAGGCCGGTGTCACCTGGGCCCAGCTCACCAGGGCCACCGCCGACAAGGGCAAGACGCCGCCGGCACTCACCGACTATCTGCACCTGTCGGTGGGCGGCACGCTCAGCCTCGGCGGCATCGGCGGCACCGTTCAGCGGTACGGCCTGCAGACGGACAACGTCCTTTCGGTCGACGTGGTCACCGGCACCGGCCAGCTGGTGACCGCGACGCCGTCCAGCCCTCCGGGTCTGTTCGACGCGGTGCTCGGCGGCGGCGGCCAGTGCGGCATCATCGTCCGCGCCCGGCTCAAGCTCATCCCCGCGCCGGCCCGCGCGACGGTCTTCAGCCTCTACTACAAGGACCTGACGACCTACCTGGCCGACTCGGAGAAGGTCATGGCCGACGGGCGCTTCAGCGCCCAGGCCGGCGAGCTGCTGCGCACCGCGGACAACACCGCTTGGCAGTACAAGCTGGAGGCGGCGGCGTACTACTCGGGCACGACGCCTCCCGACCGGGCCAAGCTCCTCGCGGGGCTGCGCGACGACCGGCCCGCCGCGACCATCGAGGACGGCACCTTCCTCGACTACATGTTCCGCCTCGACGCCTACGAGGTGTACCTGAAGGAGCAGGGGTTCTGGGACCAGCCGAAGCCTTGGCTGAGCCTGTTCCTGCCCGCGTCGAAGACGAAGGAGTTCATGCAGCTGGTGGAGAGCCAGCTGACTCCCGAGACCCTCGGCGGCGGCTTCCTCCTCTTCTACCCGTATCCCATCTCGAAGGTCCGCCGCCCGCTCACGGTGCAGCCCGGCGGTCAGATCGGCTATCTCTTCGACCAGTTGAACTTCCCGTCGCCCGGCACCGGAAAGCCGGAGATCGACAAGATGCTGGAGCAGAACCGCCGGCTCTACGACAAGGCCGTGGCGCTCGGCGCCAAGCGCTACCTCGTCGGTGCGATACCCAACATGACCCAGGCCGACTGGAAGCGGCACTTCGGTTCGCGCTGGGACGCGTTCGCGGCCGCCAAGAAGCGGTACGACCCCGCGAACATCCTCACCCCCGGTCAGGGATTCTTCGCCTGA
- a CDS encoding class I SAM-dependent methyltransferase — translation MTTVTDRSVPEVDAIRHHYEVSNDFYRLLLGPTMMYSGGYWEEGEGLTEALDEAQERKLDRFVELADAAGARRVLDVGCGWGTMINRATTVHGVEQAVGLTLSRTQEAFIAGLDNPRLTTRVESWEDHTTDDPYDAAFCINALEHFVSSTLPPRERTKKYRVFFNKVGKNLKPGAKFVLHTMTAEALPMNRQLLDDLKFLQRSEFENCHIPHLHELTQAAEGLFDVVEIVNERESFAVACRAWLELLAARRDEAVALEGEEVVARFERYLDIFAYTLEDKFFNNFRITVARR, via the coding sequence ATGACGACGGTCACTGACAGGTCGGTCCCCGAGGTCGACGCGATCAGGCACCACTACGAGGTGAGTAACGACTTCTACCGCCTCCTGCTGGGCCCGACGATGATGTACTCGGGCGGCTACTGGGAGGAGGGCGAGGGCCTCACGGAGGCGCTCGACGAGGCTCAGGAGCGCAAGCTCGACCGGTTCGTGGAACTCGCCGACGCCGCGGGCGCACGCCGCGTCCTGGACGTGGGCTGCGGCTGGGGAACCATGATCAACCGCGCCACGACCGTGCACGGCGTGGAGCAGGCGGTGGGCCTCACGCTCAGCCGCACCCAGGAGGCGTTCATCGCCGGCCTCGACAACCCGCGTCTGACGACGCGCGTCGAGAGCTGGGAGGACCACACCACCGACGACCCCTACGACGCGGCGTTCTGCATCAACGCGCTGGAGCACTTCGTCTCCTCGACGCTGCCGCCGCGCGAGCGCACCAAGAAGTACCGGGTGTTCTTCAACAAGGTCGGGAAGAACCTCAAGCCCGGTGCGAAGTTCGTGCTGCACACCATGACCGCCGAGGCCCTGCCGATGAACCGGCAGCTGCTCGACGACCTGAAGTTCCTGCAGCGCTCCGAGTTCGAGAACTGCCACATCCCGCACCTGCACGAGCTGACGCAGGCCGCCGAGGGTCTCTTCGACGTCGTCGAGATCGTCAACGAGCGTGAGTCGTTCGCGGTCGCGTGCCGCGCCTGGCTCGAGCTGCTCGCCGCGCGTCGGGACGAGGCCGTCGCCCTGGAGGGCGAGGAGGTCGTGGCCCGCTTCGAGCGCTACCTGGACATCTTCGCGTACACGCTCGAGGACAAGTTCTTCAACAACTTCCGCATCACCGTCGCACGGCGCTAG
- a CDS encoding hemerythrin domain-containing protein, with protein sequence MSTPMSSERLDVLPGHLHGFALMHVAMRRDARRLTAAAPALTGAGLAGAGEWWQRLRGVIDWHHRSEDELLWPELLRKLPECADQARKLADDHTELDAAMDGVSAALRPGGDPAAVAPAAGRFGEVLHAHLKDEEDIVFPVFMRLEPRDYLNLEQRLVRTAPPKVLTYLPPWMFDGAGEASVRHVSATMPPPVRLLGRTVLRRRYERGLGAITRPR encoded by the coding sequence ATGAGTACGCCCATGTCCAGCGAACGGCTCGACGTGCTCCCCGGCCACCTCCATGGCTTCGCCCTGATGCACGTGGCGATGCGCCGCGACGCACGCCGGCTCACCGCCGCGGCACCCGCCCTGACCGGCGCCGGCCTCGCCGGCGCGGGCGAGTGGTGGCAACGCCTGCGCGGCGTCATCGACTGGCACCACCGCAGCGAGGACGAGCTGCTCTGGCCCGAGTTGCTGCGCAAGCTGCCCGAATGTGCCGACCAGGCACGCAAGTTGGCGGACGACCACACCGAACTCGACGCCGCCATGGACGGGGTGTCCGCCGCGCTCAGGCCCGGCGGCGACCCCGCCGCGGTGGCGCCGGCCGCCGGCCGGTTCGGCGAGGTGCTGCACGCACACCTCAAGGACGAGGAGGACATCGTCTTCCCGGTCTTCATGCGGCTCGAGCCCCGTGACTATCTGAACCTGGAACAGCGCCTGGTGCGGACCGCGCCGCCCAAGGTCCTCACGTATCTGCCGCCGTGGATGTTCGACGGCGCGGGCGAGGCATCGGTGCGGCACGTGTCGGCGACGATGCCGCCGCCGGTACGTCTGCTCGGCCGCACGGTGCTGCGTCGCAGGTACGAACGCGGCCTCGGCGCGATCACCCGGCCACGCTGA
- a CDS encoding alpha/beta fold hydrolase codes for MTTALTRPVAAETTVHTDDGARLAVTVLSPLGPASGTTVVLAHGWAAARRVWGTVADRLIREGHRVVLYDQRGHGASTSGREPFGIDRLGADLGAVLDHVEAPDAIVVGHSGGGFAALSYVAGGSRKLAGLVLLGTAAHDQDTPDSEVKMMGSALFSRALRRPALGRKLLGQTMGKRVDRRALEVNRQMFAATSPEVRADAFRSSRGMDLREPLAAVRIPAVVLAGDGDRVIKPELGRAVADALVEARFEELAGAGHMLPLETPEAVVRAVRELVDRQP; via the coding sequence ATGACGACGGCACTGACCAGGCCGGTGGCCGCGGAGACGACGGTGCACACGGACGACGGCGCACGCCTGGCCGTCACCGTGCTCTCGCCGCTCGGTCCCGCCTCCGGCACGACGGTGGTCCTCGCACACGGCTGGGCCGCGGCCCGCCGGGTGTGGGGCACCGTCGCCGACCGGCTGATCCGCGAGGGTCATCGGGTGGTCCTCTACGACCAGCGCGGGCACGGCGCCTCGACCTCGGGGCGGGAGCCGTTCGGGATCGACCGGCTCGGTGCGGACCTCGGGGCGGTGCTCGACCACGTCGAGGCGCCGGACGCGATCGTCGTCGGCCACTCCGGCGGCGGCTTCGCGGCCCTGTCGTACGTCGCCGGGGGCAGCCGGAAGCTGGCCGGCCTGGTGCTGCTCGGCACGGCCGCGCACGATCAGGACACCCCGGACAGCGAAGTGAAGATGATGGGCAGCGCCCTGTTCTCCCGGGCACTGCGCAGGCCGGCCCTCGGCCGCAAGCTGCTCGGCCAGACCATGGGCAAGCGGGTCGACCGGCGGGCCCTGGAGGTCAACCGGCAGATGTTCGCCGCCACTTCGCCCGAGGTGCGGGCGGACGCCTTCCGTTCGTCGCGCGGCATGGACCTGCGCGAGCCGCTGGCCGCGGTGCGCATCCCGGCCGTGGTGCTCGCGGGCGACGGCGACCGTGTCATCAAGCCGGAGCTGGGCCGTGCGGTGGCCGACGCCCTGGTGGAGGCCCGCTTCGAGGAGCTGGCGGGGGCCGGACACATGCTGCCCCTGGAGACCCCCGAGGCGGTCGTACGGGCGGTACGCGAGCTGGTGGACCGGCAGCCCTGA
- a CDS encoding AraC family transcriptional regulator — translation MDALTGLLEGPKARGAFLLKSVFNPPWAMRIEDRAPISLVTMVRGDAWAMPDNGTPVLLRPGDVAVLRGPDAYTIADTRGTPVQIVVGPEQRCNTTAGEDVTDTMALGVRTWGDIQGQSSAVMLSGTYQAPSEVGRRLLNALPALLVRPVGNDQNPLVPLLAEEIHRDEPGQELVLDRLLDLLFVSVLRAWLAEPGAGAPAWYRAQSDATVGPALRLLHDNPGQAWTVDSLARKVGVSRAGLARRFTAVVGEPPMAYLASWRLTLAADLLREPDITVATAAHRVGYSSAFALSSAFKRVRGMSPQEYRTSRAAKEALDLEAPSGTVILGG, via the coding sequence ATGGATGCTCTCACCGGCCTTCTGGAGGGTCCGAAGGCGCGTGGCGCCTTCCTCCTCAAGTCGGTCTTCAACCCGCCCTGGGCGATGCGCATCGAGGACCGCGCCCCGATCTCCCTGGTCACCATGGTGCGCGGCGACGCCTGGGCGATGCCCGACAACGGCACCCCGGTCCTGCTGCGTCCCGGCGACGTCGCGGTGCTGCGCGGCCCCGACGCGTACACCATCGCCGACACCCGGGGCACTCCCGTCCAGATCGTCGTCGGCCCCGAACAGCGCTGCAACACCACGGCCGGCGAGGACGTCACCGACACCATGGCGCTCGGCGTGCGCACTTGGGGAGACATCCAGGGGCAGAGCTCCGCGGTGATGCTCAGCGGCACCTACCAGGCGCCCAGCGAGGTCGGCCGCAGGCTCCTCAACGCGCTGCCGGCGCTGCTCGTACGCCCGGTGGGCAACGACCAGAACCCCCTCGTCCCGCTGCTCGCCGAGGAGATCCATCGCGACGAGCCCGGCCAGGAGTTGGTACTCGACCGCCTCCTCGACCTGCTCTTCGTCAGCGTGCTGCGGGCCTGGCTCGCCGAACCCGGCGCCGGGGCCCCCGCCTGGTACCGGGCCCAGTCCGACGCCACGGTCGGCCCCGCGCTCCGGTTGTTGCACGACAACCCCGGGCAGGCCTGGACGGTGGACTCCCTCGCGCGCAAGGTCGGCGTCTCACGGGCGGGCCTGGCCCGCCGGTTCACGGCCGTCGTGGGCGAGCCGCCGATGGCCTACCTCGCGTCCTGGCGCCTGACGCTCGCCGCGGACCTGCTGCGCGAGCCCGACATCACCGTGGCCACCGCCGCCCACCGGGTCGGCTACAGCAGCGCGTTCGCCCTCAGCTCGGCCTTCAAGAGGGTGCGCGGCATGAGCCCCCAGGAGTACCGCACGAGCCGCGCCGCGAAGGAGGCGCTGGACCTGGAGGCGCCCTCGGGGACGGTGATCCTGGGCGGCTGA
- a CDS encoding SRPBCC family protein, with protein sequence MTYDLIDEAVVDAPPAAVWDALLDEFRGGGRWWVPSNTFAPGSGSPDEVGGEVKVTVHTKGVDKGGPKLRFTARTTAVEPGRRLEIEYVDGVFRGPSEFVLDPVDGGRRTRIGMHFRGRPHGWLKLLAKVADVGAEHSKATSSAFVALDGLLAKERA encoded by the coding sequence ATGACTTACGACCTCATCGACGAAGCAGTCGTCGACGCGCCGCCCGCCGCTGTCTGGGACGCGCTGCTCGACGAGTTCCGCGGCGGCGGCCGCTGGTGGGTTCCGTCCAACACCTTTGCCCCCGGGTCGGGTTCGCCCGACGAGGTGGGCGGCGAGGTGAAGGTGACGGTGCACACCAAGGGCGTCGACAAGGGCGGTCCCAAGCTCAGGTTCACGGCCCGGACGACCGCGGTCGAGCCCGGCAGGCGCCTGGAGATCGAGTACGTCGACGGGGTCTTCCGGGGGCCGAGCGAGTTCGTGCTCGACCCGGTGGACGGCGGCAGGCGGACGCGGATCGGCATGCACTTCCGGGGCCGTCCGCACGGCTGGCTGAAGCTGCTCGCGAAGGTCGCCGACGTCGGCGCCGAGCACTCCAAGGCCACCAGTTCCGCCTTTGTCGCCCTGGACGGCCTGCTGGCGAAGGAGCGGGCATGA
- a CDS encoding flavin-containing monooxygenase: MTSILEPPAQRGAPAAERTGGGPTRHLRVAVIGTGFSGLGMAIRLLQKGIDDFLVFERADEVGGTWRDNSYPGCACDVMSHLYSFSFAQNPGWKSTFGKQAELHSYLRDCADRFGVRPHIRFGHELLGATWDEQTRCWHLQTSQGEYTAQVLVTGTGYLSEPAVPDIEGLADFEGEVFHSSRWNHDHELAGRRVAVIGTGASAIQFVPKIQPEVGHLDLYQRTPPWVGPKNDKATSALQSFLLHKVPGYQRFRRNFNMWGREILAFVMARPKVAGKMQKMASDHLAKSVADPELRAKLTPDYVMACKRLLFSNTWYPAIQQDNVELVTDSIARVGAKSVVSADGTEREVDTIILGTGFQATDRPVAGRITGRGGALLRDVWRENGMSAHRGTTVAGFPNLFMLLGPNTTLGHSSQVVMIEAQIGYVMDTLKEMSKRNLASVEVRSTVQSAWNEALAARLDGTVWNAGNCRSWYLDEHGRNPSIWPTYTWRFRRQTRRFDPHEYQLATSVGAGRPSVHHA; encoded by the coding sequence ATGACTAGCATTCTCGAACCTCCCGCCCAGAGGGGGGCACCCGCCGCCGAACGCACCGGCGGCGGACCCACCCGGCATCTGCGGGTGGCGGTCATCGGCACCGGATTCTCCGGCCTCGGCATGGCGATCCGGCTGCTGCAGAAGGGAATTGACGACTTCCTCGTCTTCGAGCGGGCCGACGAGGTGGGCGGCACCTGGCGCGACAACTCCTATCCGGGGTGCGCCTGCGACGTCATGTCCCACCTCTACTCCTTCTCGTTCGCGCAGAACCCGGGGTGGAAGTCGACGTTCGGCAAGCAGGCCGAGCTGCACTCCTACCTGCGGGACTGCGCCGACCGTTTCGGCGTACGTCCGCACATCCGCTTCGGGCACGAGCTGCTCGGCGCGACCTGGGACGAGCAGACCCGGTGCTGGCACCTGCAGACTTCGCAGGGCGAGTACACCGCCCAGGTGCTGGTCACCGGCACCGGGTATCTGAGCGAGCCGGCCGTGCCCGACATCGAGGGCCTGGCGGACTTCGAGGGCGAGGTGTTCCACTCCTCGCGCTGGAACCACGACCACGAGCTGGCCGGACGCCGCGTCGCCGTCATCGGCACCGGTGCCTCCGCCATCCAGTTCGTGCCGAAGATCCAGCCCGAGGTGGGCCACCTCGACCTGTACCAGCGCACCCCTCCGTGGGTCGGCCCCAAGAACGACAAGGCCACCAGCGCGCTGCAGTCCTTCCTGCTGCACAAGGTGCCCGGCTACCAGCGCTTCCGGCGCAACTTCAACATGTGGGGCCGGGAGATCCTCGCCTTCGTGATGGCCCGCCCCAAGGTCGCCGGGAAAATGCAGAAGATGGCGAGCGACCACCTCGCAAAGAGCGTCGCGGACCCGGAGCTGCGGGCGAAGCTCACGCCGGACTATGTGATGGCGTGCAAGCGGCTGCTGTTCTCCAACACCTGGTATCCGGCGATCCAGCAGGACAACGTCGAGCTCGTCACGGACTCGATCGCACGGGTCGGTGCCAAGTCGGTCGTCTCGGCCGACGGCACCGAGCGCGAGGTCGACACCATCATCCTCGGCACCGGCTTCCAGGCCACCGACCGGCCGGTCGCCGGGCGGATCACCGGCCGCGGCGGCGCGCTGCTGCGGGACGTGTGGCGGGAGAACGGGATGTCCGCGCACCGCGGGACCACGGTGGCCGGCTTCCCGAATCTGTTCATGCTCCTCGGCCCCAACACCACGCTCGGACATTCCTCGCAAGTGGTGATGATCGAGGCGCAAATCGGCTACGTCATGGACACACTCAAGGAAATGTCCAAGCGCAATCTCGCGAGCGTGGAGGTTCGCTCGACAGTCCAGTCAGCCTGGAACGAGGCGCTCGCCGCACGACTCGACGGGACCGTCTGGAACGCTGGAAACTGCCGCAGCTGGTACCTCGACGAGCACGGACGCAACCCCTCGATCTGGCCAACGTACACGTGGCGATTCCGCCGACAGACACGGCGATTCGATCCGCACGAGTATCAGCTCGCCACAAGCGTCGGAGCGGGGAGACCGTCGGTGCACCACGCTTGA
- a CDS encoding GNAT family N-acetyltransferase translates to MTHAVIVSNRQRYALWPSGTELPAGWHLTGWSGAEQTCLDLIAELWDDGSFTPPRQAPRVARRPSLVLLAGARLWVREARADEARSIAAGDGGGLNWAEGNRSSLPQAAAHAHCAALDAGTHRPGWGLYLLMRTADAHVVGTMGFRGPPRDGAAELGGFELVEQARGQGFAGEALDELAHWALRQSGVREVVARVPAVPAAASPTALSPAMPSPASAGHLAARRALERARFEPEPETDGHVRYVLTH, encoded by the coding sequence ATGACGCATGCAGTGATTGTCAGTAACCGGCAGAGGTACGCATTGTGGCCGAGTGGCACCGAACTGCCCGCGGGCTGGCACCTGACCGGCTGGAGCGGTGCCGAACAGACCTGTCTCGACCTGATCGCCGAGCTGTGGGACGACGGGAGCTTCACCCCGCCGCGCCAGGCTCCCCGGGTCGCCCGCAGGCCGTCGCTCGTGCTGCTTGCCGGCGCCCGGCTGTGGGTGCGCGAGGCCCGGGCCGACGAGGCGCGTTCGATCGCCGCCGGCGACGGTGGCGGGCTCAACTGGGCGGAGGGCAACCGGAGTTCGCTGCCGCAGGCGGCGGCGCATGCGCACTGTGCGGCCCTGGACGCCGGGACGCACCGGCCGGGCTGGGGCCTGTATCTGCTGATGCGCACCGCCGACGCCCATGTGGTGGGCACCATGGGCTTTCGGGGGCCGCCACGCGACGGGGCGGCGGAACTCGGCGGATTCGAGCTCGTCGAGCAGGCCAGGGGCCAGGGTTTCGCCGGTGAGGCCCTGGACGAGCTGGCCCACTGGGCGCTGCGGCAGAGCGGCGTCCGCGAGGTCGTCGCCCGCGTTCCCGCCGTCCCTGCCGCCGCCTCCCCCACTGCCCTCTCCCCCGCCATGCCCTCCCCCGCCTCCGCCGGGCACCTCGCGGCCCGGCGCGCACTGGAACGCGCACGTTTCGAACCGGAGCCCGAGACCGATGGGCACGTCCGCTACGTCCTGACCCACTGA
- a CDS encoding AMP-binding protein: protein MHDRTRPESSPATPPSPGPALTELDQLATDVGRLLDRIGIAPDRIDTRFARTAARHPARTATCDSDGEATYLELEWLADDVARRLEGRAEPGRPVAVRAARTRFAPAAVIGVLRAGVPCVPLDADDPADHQAYALEDSGAGLILTDCGLLEDEVPLLKAGPFVLASRLLYGADSGHEPASLPQGSAYVMHTADSGPEGRVVGHAQVLAHLDTAVPLVDTGPDDVWTLCHPLNADLSVWELWGPLLHGGRLVMADHEAATDPDQLARLLADRRVTVLSQRPDAFGQLAAATGDGRIRLPALRRVVLADGGSAAADVRSWQDGGTAPNAKVVALPDGAGLL from the coding sequence ATGCACGACCGCACCAGGCCAGAATCCAGCCCGGCCACCCCACCGTCCCCGGGGCCCGCGCTGACCGAGCTCGACCAGCTCGCCACGGACGTGGGCAGGCTGCTCGACCGGATCGGGATCGCACCGGACCGGATCGACACCCGGTTCGCGCGCACCGCGGCCCGGCACCCCGCCCGTACCGCCACCTGCGACTCCGACGGCGAGGCCACGTATCTGGAGCTGGAGTGGCTGGCCGACGACGTGGCCCGGCGGCTCGAGGGCCGTGCCGAGCCCGGTCGGCCGGTGGCCGTGCGGGCCGCGCGCACCCGGTTCGCGCCGGCGGCGGTCATCGGCGTACTGCGTGCCGGTGTGCCCTGCGTGCCGCTGGACGCCGACGACCCGGCGGACCACCAGGCCTATGCGCTGGAGGACTCCGGCGCCGGGCTCATCCTCACCGACTGCGGTCTGCTCGAGGACGAGGTGCCGCTCCTGAAGGCGGGCCCGTTCGTCCTCGCCTCGCGCCTCCTGTACGGGGCGGACTCCGGGCACGAGCCGGCCTCGCTCCCCCAGGGCAGCGCGTACGTGATGCACACGGCGGACTCGGGCCCCGAGGGCCGGGTGGTCGGGCATGCCCAGGTGCTCGCCCACCTGGATACGGCCGTGCCGCTGGTCGACACCGGCCCGGACGACGTGTGGACGCTCTGCCATCCGCTGAACGCCGACCTCAGCGTGTGGGAACTGTGGGGCCCGCTGCTCCACGGCGGCCGCCTGGTGATGGCCGACCACGAAGCCGCCACGGACCCGGATCAGTTGGCACGGCTGCTCGCGGACCGTCGCGTCACCGTCCTCAGTCAACGTCCGGACGCCTTCGGCCAGTTGGCGGCGGCGACCGGCGACGGGAGGATCCGGCTGCCCGCACTGCGCCGCGTCGTGCTCGCCGACGGGGGCTCGGCGGCCGCGGATGTACGCAGCTGGCAGGACGGCGGCACCGCGCCGAACGCGAAGGTGGTCGCCCTGCCCGATGGAGCAGGGCTCCTCTGA